The following is a genomic window from Variovorax paradoxus.
TCAGAAAAGTTCTCCCGCCTCGTCAAGACGATGAGCGGCCAGGCGCGCATTACCGAAAGCAACGTGCAGGACATGCTGCGCGAAGTGCGAATGGCGCTGCTCGAGGCCGACGTGGCACTGCCGGTGGTGCGCGACTTCGTCGCCCGCGTCAAGGAAAAGTCGCTCGGCCAGGAAGTGCTGGGTTCGCTCAAGCCCGGCCAGGCACTGGTCGGCATCGTCAACCGCGAACTCGCCGCCACCATGGGCGAAGGCGTGTCCGACATCAATCTTGCGGCCCAGCCGCCCGCGGTGATCCTGATGGCCGGCCTGCAGGGCGCGGGCAAGACCACGACCACCGCCAAGCTGGCCAAGCACCTGATCGAAAAGCGCAAGAAGAAGGTGCTCACTGTGTCGGGTGACGTTTATCGGCCCGCCGCCATCGAGCAGCTCAAGATGGTCACCAGGCAGGCGGGCGCCGAATGGTTCCCGAGCACGCCGGACCAGAAGCCGCTCGACATTGCACGCGCCGCGCTCGACCACGCCAAGCGCCATTTCTTCGACGTGCTGCTGGTCGACACGGCCGGCCGCCTCGCCATCGACGAAGTGCTGATGACCGAAATCAAGCAGCTGCACGGCGCGCTCGATCCGGTCGAAACGCTGTTCGTGGTCGATGCGATGCAGGGCCAGGATGCGATCAATACCGCCAAGGCCTTCAAGGACGCGCTGCCGCTCACCGGCATCATCCTGACCAAGACCGACGGCGATTCGCGCGGCGGTGCGGCGCTGTCGGTGCGGCAAGTCACTGGCGTGCCGATCAAGTTTGCCGGCACGAGCGAGAAGATCGACGGGCTCGAAGTGTTCGACGCCGAGCGCCATGCCGGCCGCATCCTGGGCATGGGCGACATCGTTGCGCTGGTCGAGCAGGTCACGGCCGGCGTCGACGTGGCGGCGGCGCAGAAGCTGGCGGCCAAGGTCAAGAGCGGCGCGGGCTTCGACCTGAACGACTTTCTCGGCCAGTTGCAGCAGATGAAGCAGATGGGCGGCCTGTCGAGCCTGATGGACAAGCTGCCGCAGCAGATGGCCGCCAAGGCCACCGAGGCCGACATGACCCGCGCCGAGCGCGACATCCGCCGCAAGGAAGGCATCATCCAGAGCATGACGCCGCTGGAACGCCGCAAGCCCGAACTGCTCAAGGCCACGCGCAAGCGCCGCATCGCGGCCGGTGCGGGCGTGCAGGTTCAGGAAGTGAACCGCCTGCTCAACGAGTTCGAGCAGATGCAGGGCATGATGAAGAAGATGAAGGGCGGCGGCCTCATGAAGATGATGAAGCGCATGGGCGGCATGAAGGGCATGGGCGGGATGGGTGGCCCTGGCGGGCCGAAGCTGCCGTTCTGAGCCCCACGCATATATATAGACAGAAGCCCGCCGGGGATGCTCCGGCGGGCTTCGTCGTTTTCAGGTCTGCACGTCGTAGACCGTCGCATGCGCCTCCACGGGCGCCGGCAGCTCCCAGCGATGCAGCATCCGCTCGATGCCCGCGTTCGACAGCGTGGTGTCGCGCTCGCGGTTGCGGCGCATCAGCTCGGGATGCGGCACCTCCAGGTACACCAGTTCGATCCGGGCGTGATACGCCCAGAGCAGGTCCAGCGTCTTGGTGCGCATCTGCTGGCTCAGGTGCGTGGCGTTCCAGACGAAGCGCTCCTGCGTGCGCAGCAGCGCCTTGGCCCCATCGACCGCATGGTGCGCGGCCAGCCCGTCGTTCTCGCCGTGCTTCAACCCCAGTTCGGCACGCGCATCGTCGAACGACACGACCGGCCAGCCCTTGCGGTGCTGCGCCACCCAGTGGTTCTTGCCGCTCGCGGGCAGGCCGCACATCACCGTTACCTGCGAACCCGCAGCCTGGAACAACGGGTAGTCGGGACTGGTGTCCGCGCCACGGAAGTAAGCCAGCCGCGTGTGGGCATCCGCCATTTGGCGAGGGCCTTCCCAGCAGCCTTCTTCCCGGGCCAATTCCTCGAAAAGCGCGATATCGGCCATGCTGTCTGCGCGCTTCTCGTAGTGGCGCCCGAGCATGTCGCAGCGCGCCACGCAGCACAGGTCGGGCAGGCTCAATTCCCACGAGAGCTTGTGCACCAGCCACTCGGGCCGCACCCCCTTACGCGAGGCAAAGGCATGGAACGGCAACTGGTGCACCGCGATGATCCGGCACACGGCTTCGCGCAGCGCGAACGGCACGCGGGCCTTCCACATCAGCACGCGCACATCGACCGCGCCGCGGCGCGAATGGCCCGGCTGGCCGATACGGCCGCTGGCTTCGTCGATCACGGTGGTGTCCGGCTTGGCGATGTCGTGCAGCAGGCAGGCCATGAACAGCACGAAACGGCCGTCGGCGCCGGCACGCTGGTAGTGCGGATCCTGCATCAGCGCGTCCAGCACCATGCGAGTGTGGATGCCGACGTTGCCTTCGGCGTGGT
Proteins encoded in this region:
- the ffh gene encoding signal recognition particle protein; amino-acid sequence: MATALSEKFSRLVKTMSGQARITESNVQDMLREVRMALLEADVALPVVRDFVARVKEKSLGQEVLGSLKPGQALVGIVNRELAATMGEGVSDINLAAQPPAVILMAGLQGAGKTTTTAKLAKHLIEKRKKKVLTVSGDVYRPAAIEQLKMVTRQAGAEWFPSTPDQKPLDIARAALDHAKRHFFDVLLVDTAGRLAIDEVLMTEIKQLHGALDPVETLFVVDAMQGQDAINTAKAFKDALPLTGIILTKTDGDSRGGAALSVRQVTGVPIKFAGTSEKIDGLEVFDAERHAGRILGMGDIVALVEQVTAGVDVAAAQKLAAKVKSGAGFDLNDFLGQLQQMKQMGGLSSLMDKLPQQMAAKATEADMTRAERDIRRKEGIIQSMTPLERRKPELLKATRKRRIAAGAGVQVQEVNRLLNEFEQMQGMMKKMKGGGLMKMMKRMGGMKGMGGMGGPGGPKLPF
- a CDS encoding AAA family ATPase encodes the protein MTYDDLRALVPTPPQGYDWAKCCELLPALLRLEETPQDPYYHAEGNVGIHTRMVLDALMQDPHYQRAGADGRFVLFMACLLHDIAKPDTTVIDEASGRIGQPGHSRRGAVDVRVLMWKARVPFALREAVCRIIAVHQLPFHAFASRKGVRPEWLVHKLSWELSLPDLCCVARCDMLGRHYEKRADSMADIALFEELAREEGCWEGPRQMADAHTRLAYFRGADTSPDYPLFQAAGSQVTVMCGLPASGKNHWVAQHRKGWPVVSFDDARAELGLKHGENDGLAAHHAVDGAKALLRTQERFVWNATHLSQQMRTKTLDLLWAYHARIELVYLEVPHPELMRRNRERDTTLSNAGIERMLHRWELPAPVEAHATVYDVQT